A window of the Helianthus annuus cultivar XRQ/B chromosome 4, HanXRQr2.0-SUNRISE, whole genome shotgun sequence genome harbors these coding sequences:
- the LOC110936394 gene encoding coatomer subunit alpha-1 yields the protein MLTKFETKSNRVKGLSFHSKRPWILASLHSGVIQLWDYRMGTLIDRFEEHDGPVRGVHFHQSQPLFVSGGDDYKIKVWNYKLHRCLFTLLGHLDYIRTVQFHHENPWIVSASDDQTIRIWNWQSRTCISVLTGHNHYVMCALFHPKEDLVVSASLDQTVRVWDIGALKKKSVSPADDILRLSQMNTDFFGGVDAVVKYVLEGHDRGVNWASFHPTLPLIVSGADDRQVKIWRMNDTKAWEVDTLRGHMNNVSCVLFHARQDIIVSNSEDKSIRVWDATKRTGLQTFRREHDRFWILGCHPEMNLLAAGHDSGMIVFKLERERPAFAVSGESLYYVKDRFLRFYEYTSQKDTQILPIRRPGSVSLNQGPRTLSYSPTENAILICSDVDGGSYELYIIPKDSITRGDTVQEAKRGVGGSAVFVARNRFAVLEKSTNQVLVKNLKNEIVKKSALPSPVDAIFYAGTGNLLCRAEDRVFIFDLQQRLVLGDLQTSFVRYVVWSSDMESVALLSKHSIVIADKKLVHLCTLHETIRVKSGSWDDNGVFIYTTLTHIKYCLPNGDSGIIKTLDNPVYITKIFGNTLFCLDRDGKNRPIVIDSTEYVFKLSLLKKRYDHVMSMIRNSELCGQAMIAYLQQKGFPEVALHFVRDERTRFNLALESGNIQIAVASAKEIDEKDHWYRLGVEALRQGNSGIVEYAYQRTKNFERLSFLYLITGNLDKLSKMMKIAEVKNDVMGQFHNALYLGDVQERIKILINAGHLPLAYATAKTHGLNEIVEDLADKLNGNVPNLPSGRSSSLLFPPTPVLCGGDWPLLRTMKGIFEGGLDNAGKGGNEEYEDAADADWGEELDIVDVENIQNGDVSMVLDDEEAPEDNEEGGWDLEDLELPPDVETPKATTSRSAVFVTPTAGMPVSQIWVQKSSLAAEHAAAGNFDTAMRLLSRQLGIKNFTPLKSLFIDLHTGSHSYLRAFSSAPIISLAIERGWSESASPNVRAPPALVFSFSQLEEKLKAGYKATTTGKFTEALRLFLSILHTIPLIVVESRREVDEVKELIIIVKEYVLGLQMELKRRELKDNPVRQQELAAYFTHCNLQLPHLRLALMNAMTVCYKAGNLITASNFARRLLETNPTAESQTKTARSVMQAAERNMKDSTQLNYDFRNPFVVCGATYVPIYRGQKDVLCPYCNSHFVLSQEGQLCTVCDLAVVGSDASGLLCSPSQIR from the exons ATGTTGACGAAGTTTGAGACGAAGAGTAACAGAGTGAAAGGTCTGAGTTTTCACAGTAAGAGGCCATGGATTTTAGCGAGTCTTCACAGTGGTGTTATCCAGCTATGGGACTACCGGATGGGTACTCTCATTGATCGGTTTGAGGAACATGATGGCCCCGTTCGTGGCGTGCACTTTCATCAATCACAGCCTCTTTTCGTTTCCGGAG GAGATGATTACAAAATTAAAGTATGGAATTACAAGCTGCATCGGTGTTTGTTTACGCTGCTTGGCCACCTTGATTATATTCGGACGGTTCAGTTTCACCATGAGAACCCCTGGATTGTTAGTGCTAGTGATGATCAAACTATTCGGATATGGAATTGGCAATCTCGTACTTGTATATCTGTTTTGACTGGACACAACCATTATGTGATGTGTGCTTTGTTCCATCCAAAGGAGGACCTTGTGGTATCAGCATCATTAGATCAGACTGTTCGAGTATGGGATATTGGTGCCCTAAAGAAGAAATCAGTTTCACCTGCTGATGATATCCTTCGGCTGAGTCAGATGAATACAGATTTTTTTGGAGGGGTTGATGCTGTTGTGAAGTATGTATTAGAGGGCCATGATCGAGGAGTCAATTGGGCATCATTCCATCCCACTCTTCCTCTTATTGTTTCAGGAGCTGACGATCGCCAAGTGAAGATCTGGCGAATGAATG ATACAAAAGCTTGGGAAGTAGACACATTGAGAGGTCACATGAATAACGTATCATGTGTTCTTTTCCATGCAAGACAAGACATCATAGTATCTAACTCGGAGGATAAAAGTATACGTGTTTGGGATGCTACAAAAAGAACCGGTCTTCAAACTTTCCGTCGTGAGCATGACAGGTTCTGGATTCTCGGTTGTCATCCCGAGATGAACCTGTTGGCAGCTGGCCATGACAGCGGTATGATTGTTTTCAAGCTAGAAAGAGAACGCCCTGCTTTCGCTGTTAGTGGTGAATCTTTGTACTATGTAAAAGACCGTTTTCTACGGTTTTACGAGTACACTTCTCAAAAAGACACTCAAATATTACCTATTCGCAGGCCAGGTTCAGTCAGCTTGAACCAGGGCCCAAGAACCCTCTCTTACAGCCCAACTGAAAACGCGATACTAATATGTTCAGATGTGGATGGCGGATCTTATGAACTGTACATCATCCCTAAAGATAGTATTACTAGAGGTGATACAGTTCAAGAGGCGAAACGTGGTGTCGGTGGGTCAGCGGTTTTTGTGGCCCGAAATAGATTTGCAGTTCTTGAGAAGAGCACCAATCAAGTGTTGgtcaaaaacttaaaaaatgAGATTGTGAAGAAGAGTGCCCTTCCTTCTCCCGTCGATGCTATATTCTACGCTGGTACAGGTAACTTGTTATGTAGGGCAGAAGACAGAGTTTTCATCTTTGATCTCCAACAACGGTTGGTTCTCGGGGACCTACAAACTTCTTTTGTCAGGTACGTTGTTTGGTCAAGCGATATGGAGAGTGTTGCCTTGCTTAGTAAGCATTCAATAGTTATAGCTGATAAAAAACTGGTTCACCTGTGCACCCTTCATGAGACAATCAGAGTGAAAAGCGGTTCATGGGATGATAATGGCGTGTTCATATACACCACGTTAACCCATATTAAATACTGTTTGCCTAATGGAGACAGTGGAATCATTAAAACCCTTGATAATCCGGTTTACATCACAAAAATATTTGGAAACACACTCTTTTGTTTGGATCGTGATGGGAAAAACCGGCCAATAGTTATTGATTCAACTGAATACGTCTTTAAGTTATCTTTACTGAAAAAGAGATATGACCATGTAATGAGCATGATAAGAAACTCCGAGCTGTGTGGGCAAGCCATGATTGCGTATTTACAACAAAAAGGTTTCCCTGAAGTTGCCCTCCATTTCGTGAGAGATGAGAGAACCCGTTTCAATCTAGCACTAGAAAGTGGAAACATCCAGATAGCTGTTGCTTCTGCTAAAGAGATTGATGAGAAAGATCACTGGTATAGATTAGGGGTTGAGGCCCTTCGTCAGGGTAATTCTGGCATTGTTGAATATGCATATCAGAGGACGAAAAACTTTGAGAGGCTATCTTTTCTGTATTTGATAACAGGAAACTTGGATAAGTTGTCTAAAATGATGAAGATTGCTGAGGTGAAAAACGATGTTATGGGGCAGTTCCATAATGCTTTGTATTTGGGTGATGTTCAAGAACGGATCAAGATTTTGATCAACGCTGGCCATCTACCACTAGCATATGCTACAGCTAAGACCCATGGGTTGAATGAGATTGTTGAAGATCTTGCTGATAAACTTAACGGTAATGTTCCTAATTTGCCCAGTGGTAGGTCTTCTTCTCTTTTGTTCCCCCCAACACCGGTCTTGTGCGGTGGGGACTGGCCATTGTTGAGGACCATGAAAGGGATATTTGAGGGTGGTCTTGATAACGCTGGAAAAGGTGGAAACGAAGagtatgaagatgctgctgatgcTGATTGGGGTGAGGAGTTGGATATTGTGGATGTGGAGAATATTCAAAATGGTGATGTCAGCATGGTGCTGGATGATGAAGAAGCACCTGAAGATAATGAAGAGGGAGGTTGGGATCTTGAGGATCTCGAACTTCCTCCGGATGTTGAAACCCCAAAAGCCACCACTAGTCGTTCTGCTGTATTTGTAACACCGACTGCTGGTATGCCTGTGAGTCAGATATGGGTGCAGAAGTCATCTCTTGCTGCTGAGCATGCAGCAGCTGGCAACTTTGACACCGCCATGCGGTTACTGAGCCGCCAGCTTGGTATAAAGAATTTCACACCGCTGAAGTCCTTGTTCATTGATCTTCACACGGGAAGTCATTCTTACTTGCGTGCGTTCTCATCGGCTCCCATAATCTCATTGGCCATCGAGAGGGGTTGGAGTGAGTCAGCAAGTCCTAATGTCCGGGCCCCGCCTGCACTCGTGTTCAGTTTCTCTCAGTTGGAAGAAAAACTCAAGGCCGGTTACAAAGCCACAACCACAGGGAAGTTTACTGAAGCCTTACGCCTCTTCTTAAGCATTCTCCATACCATCCCACTGATTGTTGTCGAGTCAAGACGAGAAGTGGATGAAGTTAAAGAGCTGATTATTATCGTGAAAGAATATGTTTTGGGCTTACAGATGGAACTTAAAAGGAGGGAACTGAAAGACAACCCGGTTCGTCAACAAGAACTGGCGGCTTATTTCACGCACTGCAACCTTCAGCTACCGCACTTGAGACTTGCCTTGATGAATGCTATGACTGTGTGTTACAAGGCTGGTAATCTGATCACAGCATCAAACTTTGCCCGGAGGCTTTTGGAGACCAACCCAACTGCAGAAAGCCAAACCAAAACCGCTCGTTCTGTTATGCAGGCTGCTGAGAGGAACATGAAAGATTCCACACAATTGAATTATGACTTTAGAAACCCGTTTGTTGTTTGCGGAGCAACTTATGTCCCTATATATCGGGGACAGAAGGATGTGTTATGCCCGTACTGTAATTCACACTTTGTTCTTTCCCAGGAAGGCCAGCTTTGTACTGTTTGTGACCTTGCTGTGGTTGGATCAGATGCTTCAGGCTTACTGTGTTCTCCATCTCAGATCAGATAA